Proteins co-encoded in one Marmota flaviventris isolate mMarFla1 chromosome 9, mMarFla1.hap1, whole genome shotgun sequence genomic window:
- the Rag2 gene encoding V(D)J recombination-activating protein 2 has translation MSLQMITISNNIALIQPGFSLMNFDGQIFFFGQKGWPKRSCPTGVFHFDIKHNHLKLKPAIFSKDSCYLPPLRYPAICTFKGSLESEKQYIIHGGKTPNNELSDKIYFMSVVCKNNKKVTFRCTEKDLVGDVPEARYGHSIDVVYSRGKSMGVLFGGRSYMPSTQRTTEKWNSVTDCLPHIYLVDFEFGCATSYILPELQDGLSFHVSIAKNDTIYILGGHSLVNNIRPANLYRIKVDLPLGSPAVNCTVLPGGISVSSAILTQINSDEFIIVGGYQFDNQKRMVCNIISLEDSKIEIREMETPDWTSDIKHSKIWFGSNMGNGTVFLGIPGDNKQAVSDAFYFYMLRCSEDDVNEDQKTFTNSQTSTEDPGDSTPFEDSEEFCFSAEANSFDGDDEFDTYNEDDEEDESVTGYWITCCPTCDVDINTWVPFYSTELNKPAMIYCSHGDGHWVHAQCMDLAERTLIHLSKGSSKYYCNEHVEIARALQTPKRALPLQKPPMKSLRKKGSGKVLTPAKKSFLRRLFD, from the coding sequence ATGTCACTGCAGATGATAACAATCAGTAATAATATAGCCTTAATTCAACCAGGCTTCTCACTGATGAATTTTGATGGacaaattttcttctttggcCAGAAAGGCTGGCCTAAGAGATCCTGCCCTACTGGAGTTTTCCATTTTGACATAAAGCATAACCATCTCAAACTGAAGCCTGCAATTTTCTCTAAGGATTCCTGTTACCTTCCTCCTCTTCGCTACCCAGCCATCTGCACATTCAAAGGAAGCTTGGAGTCTGAAAAGCAATATATCATTCATGGAGGGAAAACACCAAACAATGAGCTTTCAGATAAGATTTATTTCATGTCTGTTGTTtgcaagaacaacaaaaaagttacTTTCCGCTGCACAGAGAAAGACTTGGTGGGAGATGTTCCTGAAGCCAGATATGGTCATTCCATTGATGTGGTATATAGTCGAGGCAAAAGCATGGGTGTTCTCTTTGGAGGACGCTCATACATGCCTTCCACCCAAAGAACCACAGAAAAATGGAATAGTGTAACTGACTGCCTGCCCCATATTTACTTGGTGGATTTTGAATTTGGATGTGCTACATCATACATTCTTCCAGAACTTCAGGATGGGCTGTCTTTTCATGTCTCTATTGCCAAAAATGATACCATTTATATTTTAGGAGGACATTCTCTTGTCAATAACATCCGCCCTGCCAACCTGTACAGAATAAAGGTTGATCTTCCCTTAGGTAGCCCAGCTGTGAATTGCACAGTCTTGCCGGGAGGAATCTCTGTCTCCAGTGCAATTCTGACTCAAATTAACAGTGATGAATTCATTATTGTTGGTGGCTATCAGTTTGACAATCAAAAGAGAATGGTCTGCAACATTATCTCTTTAGAGGATAGCAAGATAGAGATTCGTGAGATGGAGACCCCAGATTGGACCTCAGATATTAAGCACAGCAAGATATGGTTTGGAAGTAACATGGGAAACGGAACAGTTTTTCTTGGCATACCAGGAGACAATAAACAGGCTGTTTCTGATGcattctatttttatatgttaaGATGCTCTGAAGATGATGTGAATGAAGATCAGAAAACATTCACAAACAGTCAGACATCAACAGAAGATCCAGGAGACTCCACTCCCTTTGAAGATTCAGAAGAATTTTGTTTCAGTGCAGAAGCAAATAGCTTTGATGGTGATGATGAATTTGACACCTATAATGAAGATGATGAGGAAGATGAGTCTGTGACAGGCTACTGGATAACATGCTGCCCTACGTGTGATGTGGATATCAACACGTGGGTACCATTTTATTCAACTGAGCTCAATAAACCTGCCATGATCTACTGTTCTCATGGAGATGGGCACTGGGTCCATGCCCAGTGCATGGATCTGGCAGAACGTACACTCATCCATCTGTCAAAAGGAAGCAGTAAGTATTACTGCAATGAGCATGTGGAGATTGCAAGAGCTCTACAAACTCCGAAAAGAGCCCTACCCTTACAAAAGCCTCCAATGAAATCTCTCCGCAAAAAAGGTTCTGGGAAAGTTTTGACTCCTGCCAAGAAATCTTTTCTTAGAAGGTTGTTTGATTAG
- the Rag1 gene encoding V(D)J recombination-activating protein 1, with protein MAVSLPPTLGISSAPDEIQHPHMKFSEWKFKLFRVRSFEKTTDETQKEKKDSLEGKPSLEQSPAVLDKSGGPKPVLTQPALKGHPKFSKKSHDSGKARDKAVHQANLRHFCRICGNSFKTDKHDRRYPVHGPVDAKTQILLRKKEKRVTSWPDLIARVFRIDVKADVDSIHPTQFCQNCWGIMHRKFSSAPREVYFPRNATMEWHPHTPSCDICHTARRGLKRKSHQPNLQLSKKLKTVLDRARQARQRKRRAQARISSKEVMKKITNCNQIHLSTKLLAVDFPAHFVKSISCQICEHILADPVETSCKHVFCRICILRCLKVMGSYCPSCRYPCFPTDLESPVKSFLSILNSLVVKCPAEECNEEISLEKYNHHVSSHKESKETFVHINKGGRPRQHLLSLTRRAQKHRLRELKMQVKAFADKEEGGDVKSVCLTLFLLALRARNEHRQADELEAIMQGRGSDLPPAVCLAIRVNTFLSCSQYHKMYRTVKAITGRQIFQPLHALRNAEKILLPGYHPFEWQPPLKNVSSNTDVGIIDGLSGLSSSVDDYPVDTIAKRFRYDAALVSALMDMEEDILEGMRSQDLDDYLNGPFTVVVKESCDGMGDVSEKHGSGPAVPEKAVRFSFTIMKISIAHGAQNVKVFEEGKPNSELCCKPLCLMLADESDHETLTAILSPLIAEREAMKSSELMLEMGGILRTFKFIFRGTGYDEKLVREVEGLEASGSVYICTLCDATRLEASQNLVFHSITRSHAENLERYEVWRSNPYHESVEELRDRVKGVSAKPFIETVPSIDALHCDIGNAAEFYKIFQLEIGEVYKNPNASKEERKRWQATLDKHLRKKMNLKPIMRMNGNFARKLMTKETVEAVCELIPSAERHEALRELMDLYLKMKPVWRSSCPAKECPESLCQYSFNSQRFAELLSTKFKYRYEGKITNYFHKTLAHVPEIIERDGSIGAWASEGNESGNKLFRRFRKMNARQSKCYEMEDVLKHHWLYTSKYLQKFMNAHNALKSSGFTMNSKANLGDPLGIEDSLESQDSMEF; from the coding sequence ATGGCTGTCTCCTTGCCGCCCACCTTGGGAATCAGTTCTGCACCCGATGAAATTCAACACCCACATATGAAGTTTTCAGAGTGGAAATTTAAACTATTCAGGGTGAGATCCTTTGAAAAGACAACTGATgaaactcaaaaggaaaaaaaggattcCTTGGAAGGAAAACCTTCTCTGGAGCAATCCCCAGCAGTCCTGGACAAGTCTGGTGGCCCAAAGCCAGTCCTGACTCAACCAGCTCTGAAGGGCCATCCTAAGTTTTCAAAGAAATCCCACGACAGTGGGAAAGCAAGAGACAAAGCAGTTCACCAAGCCAACCTTCGACACTTCTGCCGCATCTGTGGGAATTCTTTTAAAACAGATAAGCACGACAGGAGATACCCAGTCCATGGGCCTGTGGATGCTAAAACCCAAATCCTCTTacgaaagaaggaaaagagagtcaCTTCCTGGCCAGACCTCATCGCCAGGGTTTTCCGAATCGATGTGAAGGCAGATGTTGACTCCATCCACCCCACCCAGTTCTGCCAGAACTGCTGGGGCATTATGCACAGGAAGTTTAGCAGCGCCCCACGTGAGGTTTACTTCCCAAGGAATGCGACCATGGAGTGGCATCCCCACACACCATCCTGCGACATCTGCCACACTGCCCGCCGGGGCCTCAAGAGGAAGAGCCATCAGCCAAACCTGCAGCTCAGCAAAAAACTCAAAACTGTGCTTGACCGAGCAAGACAAGCCCGTCAGCGCAAGAGAAGAGCTCAGGCAAGGATCAGTAGCAAGGAGGTCATGAAGAAGATCACCAACTGCAATCAGATCCATCTGAGTACCAAGCTCCTGGCCGTGGACTTCCCAGCACACTTTGTGAAATCCATCTCCTGCCAGATTTGTGAACACATTCTGGCCGACCCTGTGGAGACCAGCTGTAAGCATGTGTTTTGCAGGATCTGCATTCTCAGATGCCTCAAAGTCATGGGCAGCTATTGTCCCTCTTGTCGATATCCGTGCTTCCCCACCGACCTGGAGAGTCCAGTGAAGTCCTTCCTGAGCATCTTGAATTCCCTGGTGGTGAAATGCCCAGCAGAAGAGTGCAATGAAGAGATCAGCTTGGAAAAATATAATCACCATGTCTCAAGCCACAAGGAATCCAAAGAGACTTTTGTGCATATTAATAAAGGAGGCAGACCCCGTCAACATCTTCTGTCACTCACTCGAAGAGCTCAGAAGCACCGGCTGAGGGAGCTGAAGATGCAAGTCAAGGCTTTTGCTGACAAAGAAGAAGGTGGAGATGTGAAGTCTGTGTGCCTGACTTTGTTCCTGCTGGCCCTGAGGGCAAGAAATGAGCACAGACAAGCCGATGAGCTGGAGGCCATCATGCAGGGACGGGGCTCTGATCTGCCGCCTGCTGTTTGCTTGGCCATTCGTGTCAACACCTTCCTCAGCTGTAGTCAGTACCACAAGATGTACAGGACTGTGAAAGCCATCACAGGGAGGCAGATTTTTCAGCCTCTGCATGCCCTTCGCAATGCAGAGAAGATCCTTCTGCCAGGCTACCACCCCTTTGAGTGGCAGCCACCTCTGAAGAATGTGTCTTCAAATACCGATGTTGGCATTATTGATGGGCTGTCTGGACTTTCCTCCTCGGTGGATGATTACCCAGTAGACACCATTGCAAAGAGATTCCGCTACGATGCAGCTTTGGTGTCTGCCTTGATGGACATGGAGGAAGACATCTTGGAAGGCATGAGATCCCAAGACCTTGATGACTACCTGAACGGTCCCTTCACTGTCGTGGTGAAGGAGTCTTGTGATGGCATGGGAGACGTGAGCGAAAAGCATGGGAGTGGGCCAGCAGTTCCGGAAAAGGCAGTTCGCTTTTCATTCACCATCATGAAAATTTCAATAGCACATGGCGCCCAGAATGTGAAGGTGTTTGAGGAGGGCAAACCTAACTCCGAACTGTGTTGCAAGCCATTGTGCCTTATGCTGGCAGATGAGTCTGACCACGAGACCCTGACTGCCATTCTGAGCCCTCTGATTGCCGAGAGGGAAGCCATGAAGAGCAGCGAACTGATGCTGGAGATGGGAGGCATCCTCAGGACCTTCAAGTTCATCTTCAGGGGAACTGGATACGATGAAAAACTTGTCCGGGAAGTGGAAGGCCTCGAGGCGTCTGGCTCAGTCTACATTTGTACACTTTGTGATGCCACCCGCTTGGAAGCCTCTCAAAATCTTGTCTTCCACTCCATAACGAGAAGCCATGCTGAGAATCTGGAGCGCTACGAGGTCTGGCGCTCCAACCCGTACCACGAGTCTGTGGAAGAACTGCGGGATCGAGTGAAAGGGGTCTCTGCCAAGCCTTTTATTGAGACAGTCCCTTCCATAGATGCACTCCACTGTGACATCGGCAAtgcagctgagttctacaagattttCCAGCTGGAGATAGGAGAGGTATATAAAAATCCCAATGCCtccaaagaggaaaggaaaagatggCAGGCCACCCTGGACAAGCATCTCCGGAAGAAGATGAACCTGAAGCCAATCATGAGGATGAATGGCAACTTTGCCAGGAAGCTCATGACCAAAGAGACTGTGGAGGCAGTGTGTGAATTAATTCCTTCTGCAGAGAGGCACGAAGCTCTCAGGGAGCTGATGGACCTTTACCTGAAGATGAAACCCGTGTGGCGCTCCTCATGCCCTGCTAAAGAGTGCCCAGAGTCCCTCTGCCAGTATAGCTTCAACTCACAGCGTTTTGCTGAGCTCCTCTCTACCAAGTTCAAGTATAGATACGAGGGCAAAATCACCAACTATTTTCACAAAACCTTGGCGCATGTGCCTGAAATTATCGAGAGGGATGGCTCTATCGGGGCCTGGGCAAGTGAGGGAAATGAGTCTGGCAATAAACTATTTAGGCGCTTCCGGAAAATGAATGCCAGGCAGTCTAAGTGCTATGAAATGGAAGATGTCCTGAAGCACCACTGGCTGTATACTTCCAAATACCTCCAGAAGTTTATGAACGCTCATAATGCATTAAAAAGCTCTGGGTTTACCATGAACTCAAAGGCAAACTTAGGGGACCCATTAGGCATAGAAGACTCTCTGGAAAGCCAAGATTCAATGGAGTTTTAA